The Xenopus laevis strain J_2021 chromosome 4L, Xenopus_laevis_v10.1, whole genome shotgun sequence genomic sequence GTACAGCATTATAAATAACACACTTCTTTAGACTTACAAAGCAACTGAAAAGTTAGCCAAATAGGTATAATTCTacagaaatttgtgaaaatcatcCTGTAAGTAGACTTATTAATAAAGTACAAAGCATTCACCTTCTGGTCTGGCAGTAGTGGATTGCTCTGAAGTGAATTCAAATGACCATTGATGAGAGCTGTAGGTCTATCATGCTCACAGAATAAACTGCCATTGATATAGTGAAACCGGTCCCCAGGGACAAGGCGATTCCGACAGGTAGAACAGGTGAAACACTGCAAGTTAGAAAgtcacaagcaaaaaaaaaaaggagaaaacttAATAAACtgaatgggaaaaacatttttttttaacaatttaatcaAGATTGgcttaaatacaaataaaaatattatgaggGGTTTAACACCCGTGTTCTGCATAAATAGGTAATGTCCCAAACAACCAGGAATGGTAAACGGACAGCCATCTTGTACTTCAACCTACTACTTTCAGAATTGCTTAAAATctttactattaaaaaaacactggagACAGCCAGTAGGCCACTAGTTTTAAATGCATACATATTAAATACTATTTAGCCTCAGTTTCCAGGAACCAATGTCCCATACCCCCACCCTAATAATCTGATAACCACATTATTATTTTAGGAATAGAAAGTAATAGAACCTACTTTAAGGTGATAGACATTTCCCTGTGCCCTCATGACCAATTCGCTGGCTGGAATTGACTGCCCACAAGCGCTGCAAGCTCCGCTATTTCCaaataacctgtaaaaaaaaaaatcaaaacacacaTGAAACTATGCAGGTCTTTGATTACACTTTTAATTTCATTcccaatatatattaaagaaaattaacAGGCAACCATATTTAAGTTCTCATAGAGGAATCGTAAAAAGAAATATACCTTTTCCTGTACAAAAGGAAAAATACGACCTTCCGTTTCCTCACAAGGAGCCAGCAGAGTTTAATCAGAAAAATAGTGACTTATACCTCAAGCAAATACAAAACAATTCTGTTCTACACACATTTTATCAGATCTATCAggttcatcataaaaaaaaaaagatacaattcaTGACTGGGGTTTAAATGCATTGTGTCCTTGAAATTATATGAAGAACTCTTATTGTACTTTAATCATATCTAGTGATATGAGTCATCAAAAGGGTTAAGAGGATTTGATTGTATATCTAAGAAGACATCATGCTCTGTGTATTGAAACGCCAGCAAACCTCCATCAGAGCCTAGTTTCCATTAGAAACTCACTGCTATCCAGGTTGATATATAATGTGTATGGGTTAACCTTTTCAATCATGGTGTCAACACTCCAGGTTTAGCTCTGCTCATCTCTTTCATCCtaaccttctctctctctctcttgataATGAAATACTTGCTCTGACTTCCCTCTATCTGCTCCTCAGTCCACAATTTAGATTACTTCATCTCTGCTAGCAACAAACTGAATGAAATTTCGATTTGAGCAGAAAGTAATTTACCGGGATCTGGATCCATTTGTCATCATATCTCTCTGGGTGTTTGCTGTATCACTGCAGTTTTCCTATGCAATCAAATGAGACCACAACATCTGCCATAGGAGGGGCGGCTGGTGGAGGACTAAGTGGGAAaatgtgtatatgttttttttaacacattaaaCTAAACAATGGGATCTTTTAACTCCATTTTTGACTGCACATGGGAAAGATACTTCAGCATTGGGATAATGCAGAATAACAGTAATATTTACAGGGATGGAACATTAATATAAAGTCACACCCTTAATGCAGGAATAATACTATGCCTCCTTAACCCCAATTCTATTCTAGTTAAGGGTAAGAGTCTGCCTTTAAGATAAAGATGTGGGGGAAGCTCAGTTGTGTGTCATTATCCCTTTCCTACATACATTACTAATAAGGGGGTTTTAATTACAACAGGAATATAATAAAGCTACACATGCGCTTAGGAGGGTGGAATGAAAGAAGAATTCTTCCCTTCGCTGGTTCTGCACGGGTGGCATTTACTTCGTTTACCTATTAATAAAGTCTAATCAAAGTTACTGGCTTATTGggaaaaactatttaaatacatttttctttgtatgaTATAGCAAGGCTGTCAAGGGATGATGGGAATGGGAAGTATAGTTTACAAATACCTGGCCTGCAGATTGAATAACCCAGGGCTGAAATAACTTACTGCAATACTGGAAGGCCTAAAAGAGACAGAGTTCCACTCTGTAAGAAGTCAATAACACTGGCCAATCCCACTGCAATTATCCTGCAAAATGAATGAGAGGGTTGTGTACGATGTGACACCACCACACATGGATGGCCAGGCGGCACTGCCTGCTCATTCTCCCATTAATAAGCATTTTGCGAGGGGGCTATGGAGAGGTGCTGGCTTCTGCCATTCTCTCGCTCAGCCAATGGCCTGTCACAcaatcttaagctggccatagacgcaaagatccgatcgtacgaatcaacgtacgatcggactttcccatctcccgaccaaTGATATATTAAGTGAGTGTAGTATATTGTAAATTAGTGCCTGGCTATTTCCCTGATGAGCcacatattaaatgtatattttggaaCACAAAAAGGCCAGGAACACAACCTCTGTCCTCCAACCAAGATGGCCAACACAAACAGTGGCTGCTGGGCAATTTGATTGCAAACAGTTGACTGCCTGGAGAGATCTGAGATAAGGGTGCTTATCAGTTTAATTAGCACTAAAGAAATCAAAGCTAATTTCAAGAGAAATATATAGAAGATGTAGATACTTGAGTAAAGGTGGgtatagacgttaagatttttcatccaattttcgtGCGATCtgacaaatccgtcaaattatggtgaggttagtgggcactgaaCAATGGTGTCTCTAACGATTTTCATGTGTCATCAGtcgtagggttgccaactgttcagttctgaaatgtaaaaatgatacctgaccccaaagttattaataggaataaaatttaaatatataggaaggcctgtatttttttttccaaaaaaggtggcaaccctaatcagtTGACATCATCACCTTAAAACTCTGTGTCCCATTCCTTATCTATAATTACCAAATGACATGCTTAAGGGCCCTTTGGCAGACAAGGATGCAAAAATGTCCCCATTACTGAGACCCCACAGCCTGTACACAAAGCAGCACTTCAGGGGTTACTGTTTCTGCCAGTCTCCCATTCTCGCTGCTTCCTCTGCAAGTTGTTTGGTGAACAAACTAATTGCCCGGGGTTTTCTGCATCTGATCTTGCAGGAGGCTTGTCATGTTCAAGCTACTAATTTGCTGTCTCCACTTTATTGAAAATAGCCTGTAAGTTGTTATTAAATGTATCGACTGAACGACAGGGAGAGTAGTAAAAACTGCCCCTTAAGATGGCTTTTAATAGGAAGCCCGAGAAACAAATTTTGCAGCGGCATCGATTTGGAGAGTTCAATCAAAACTCCATTTCAAAACTAATTAGTGTGAGGCCCGGGATCGCACGCTGACACGCTCCTGCAGAGCACACGGGTGGCGAGGGGAGGAGAGCTCGGCACACGTGCTCTGCACTCAGCCTCAGGCAGGAAGGGTGCTGGGCCTGCAGCACGGAATGGGGGACAGAAAGGGTAGTGGTGGGCGACCTCACATTCGCAGGAACTGTCTCCACAAATTAGAAATAGAACTCTGGATGTTTTACAATAAAGATGCAGTACTCTCCACAAGTTAGGCACATCATGGGAACACCGTATGGCAAAAGGGGCAATGGGTTGTGGGTAAATTCGGGTACTTCCAGTTACTTTCCAGGAGAAACTCTACGTCCTATGTAAAATAACTGCAATAAATACACCATTGTTGCTTCTTTTAGGTGTTACTACTCAACAAAATGGTGGGAAACATCCTCTGACAGTATTTTATTCTATGGCTGCATCTATAACTACTTATACACAGTATACAGTGGACAGTTGGCCAAGGTTCCATATAAGGAGTGAGTTGCATTTGCTCCACCCCACATTTATCTTTTGATTTTGCTTtgtgggtgtgtgggtgtgtgtgtagcAAGGATGGTCATATAACTGTAAACATTTGATTTAGTCTTTGTAAACACACTAGTCTAGTAGTCCCAGCCTTCCCCTCCATTTTATGAGTGAAATACCACCACTctaaattcatttctatggggttttaaaggcatatttatcaaagggtgatagtgaaagttcactatttgataaatacgcctttaaaaatcccatagaatgtggagatctctaacttcactctttgataaatctacccctttgtCTGTGGTAAATACAGGGGACAGAACTTTCTACAGGGCATGTCTTTTCAGCCAGTCAGTGAATCACAATGATGTCCAATTATAACGTGTTTGCCCCTAATCTACTCTCTGCATCTATTGCAAAGTACCTtggtagggctcatttacaaatacaatgCAGTGTGATATGGTTTATTATGCAATGCAGCATTTCTTCCCCAGAAATCCGGCATCCTTGCTGGCACGCACTTGCAACTGTCAAAATCTGTTCCAGATCAGCAACAAACTGTGGAAAACTAAtcataaacttttatttttgaggGCTGATTTTATTTCACTTGTATTTAAATTGGGCGAATACCAGCTAAGTCAATACCGATATATAAGCAGTATACGATGTCTCCGAGGCATCCGAGGCCCAGACATTATCAGGTGCATTGATACTGTAAAAACTTTGCTTTATAATCTAACAATCCagttaattatttataaatggaGTTCAAAATAACTGGCTCTACTCCCCCTTATAAAAAGAATACTTTGGATTACGCTAGCAAAGTATAATATTAATTGTCATGCCAGGATGAGCACCATTGTATGGTCACTTATTGCAGTCCTAGGATGTTCTTAGCtagttatttatttgctttaaagtTTACAACATGCCACAGTACTCCATTTATGAAATACGAGGCCCTGTAAAGTAACACCAGCCAACTCCCAAGATGGAGATGCTTAACCACACTACAGTACGCTGGGGACCCTAACATACTAAAGGGAAGGAAGACCCTTGCTGCATATGTATTACAGTTTCTGTTTGATGTAGCAAGGACACATATTAAAATGCCAAAAGGGCAGTGGTATGTTTATGTTGTCTTTCGCTGTTACAGATAAATGGGAGTCCTTATGGTTATGGCACATGCAATACTACAGCTATGAACATGGACCTCCAAGTTTCAGTGTCAAAAACCCACTGACCCTTATTTTAGAAAATGGAAGTGATTTAAAAGCTTCTTAGCCtgcagtcatgtgacaaaaagaCATTATTGGACTTTAAAACTGGAAATTCCAGTCATTgtgaactacaatacccagcatgcaactaGAGGCATACATTTACGAATAATCACTCTCTGGTCCCATCAAAAACAAgttaaagcataaaaaaaagaaagtctgtTTTCTGGGCCTAAATACTGAAACACTGCAAGCAGTATTCAATATGCCAATAGGTATGGGAAGTTGGGAAATCGGAGCCGGTTACATATTGCGATCTTCAAAGGGAGTGGTTGTTATTTCATGCACAGTTGTCTGTAGCCCACATGATTAGCCATAATTGAGCTCAGGTAAGTGACTGATGACTTCATTTGTTCTCACACAGATCCTGTTGCAAGATGTACAATACCTAAGGCAGGGATAGGAAATGTCTGGCACTCCAGCACTTAAGACTGATAtagggattctgggatttaaaATTCTGAATCAGCTGCAGTGCCATTTATTTTCTTGCCTGTACCTAAAAGGCAAATGTGAGTTTTCCAAGATGTTCTGCTTTTATATATGTGCATTTAAGACAGAATGccttaaaaataaagttaaagcaCCTTTGTAACAGAAACAGTAACACTTTATAGTGCAGGGTGATGGTACATCTGCAACTGGCACAGAGCCCAAAACTGGCGCCTAACATTTCCTGGCTGAAAAAGTTCTGGGCTTTTAATATGCCATCAGCCTTAAGGAGTGTCTCGGAAAGTAATTAATCGCTTCAATTCCATGTCCCACAGTTTGAGGCTCAAACCCTCAAGCCTAAAAAAACAGCAatcatgtttaattaaaaaatcagttaaCAGGTGGCCATTGGTAGCGTTACCACCTCGTCCCTTTAAAACAGGAGGCTTATTGAATCCACATTCATTTCTGTGCAGTATTGCAGCATGTGGATTCAATGTGGTCAGTTTTAAAGGGAAGAGTCAGTGGACAGAAGGGGGCCCAAAGTTATGAAACAGTGGCACTTAAGAGTTTAGTGCTCATTAAATAAAAAGCCTCCAGCGATTTAAACTTCAAATGAAGCTTAAAAGCTGTCAGCAAACAGAAGGAGTTGTAGAGGAATAGGGCTTCAAGTTGTACTTCTCTGCACTAGAGGGGAGGCAGCAGAGAAATAATGAAGCATGTTGTGCTATTGTCACTCTGTATATGCCGAATATCAGAATGTTTGGACACAGTGATAAATATTTCATAAAGTATGAAAACTCACTTTATCTCTGATTTAACAGCAGTATCTCTGGGGCTTTGATCATTGGCTTTGCTTGTGTACAGTATCCCTATTAACAGACTGTGACAGGAACgtgctacaataaaaaaaagtcaattcctCTTTATCAAAAGAACTAATTCACTTTCACATAATTGGACAGAATTACTTCCCGAATGTCAATTCAATTCCGCTAAGAAAATGACATACTCGGGAGCTGCAGCTGAGCAGAGCTCTTACTATAACCTGTTGTGCCATGGGCTCTATCCTACCAACCTAATGAATTTCATGTAACAATTCCCCTCTGAAAATATACCTTTTATCTAAGCAGTGGCGATTATTCTGTAGCAGCCTTAGGCTTGGACGTGTAGTTTAATATCTCatgtgttgaactacaacttccctGAACTGCcagtgggatgctgggaattgtaggcaTCACATGACTGCTATAGATCAGGTTCCTTTAGCTAAACACCCTTTAGACATAACAGGGcatataaagaaatatttgtttaaaaagggcGTAGTCTCCATTTTTGCTCGCGTTTGATATCCGTATTTACATACCCCCCCTTCTTTATTTCCTCTAATAGAATCACCTGAAAGAAAAGAAAGGCCATTTCATTTTCTGCTAGACTACATATTGTTTGCTTAAGTTCTTTCATAATTAAAGGGAATCTCTACTTATAGGAATTAGTGTCTCCTGAGGTGTTTAACAGAGGAACTTGCTGATACAGCAGCTCTTCATCCACTCGCCTGCTGTAGGGGTGTTATCTTCATTAGTATCACAGTGAACGACTGCAATACACAGGACAACACCTGCATCAAACttgaatatctttatattttgcagAATCTACAGATCTCGATCTCGTCAGAATTTAATGCAGTACCTCCTGGCATTCTCATGTCCCAAAGCAAAGCCAGGCTTATAGGGAACTTGTAACGTACTGGTTGCACCCAAACAGTAACCCATATTGAACATACATTTGTTCAATTTGGTAATTGTTTAGTGACTGCTCTTCTGCCCAATGCGGAAATACAAGACTGCGAACTATAGGCAGCTACAGACATGCCTGGACTGACAAAATGTGGGTTCTGGAGTGGctcctgtaagttgccatagacagtcactatttattaggttatttggtcctgaaatgccagggaatCTCAGTTCAAACCTGGCTACAGACTTCCAAGACCTGGCTACAGACTTCCAACATACTGGGGGAAGTCACATAATGCAATGTTTAGGCTACTGTCACATTGTGTAGTTTATGTGCTGGTGGAGAGGACGCAAATGCGACCAGATGTGGTAACGGCAccacacaaatgtttttatgccAGTAGTAAAAACACTTGGggtgtatttaataaaactggAGACAAaccaaacatcaccggtgatgttgaccatagcaactaatcagcaattcgatttttAACAGtcccctacaagttagaaaacaaaaccaaattgctgaaattgcagttgctgtccattcatttctgtactgctggttctgtctcttgaaacaacgTAACAAAAGTCAGCTGTCCTTAACCGAgaccaattcccacaatgcctcgcATGCTTCTTCTCAGGTCGGCTGGCTTcggctacattgttttaaaagtcagaatctcCAGGGTAAAGACTAGAAAAAGACAGACAAGGTACAGCTGTCAGTAGCAATTATTGATACAAATTAGGTTTAAGCCATTGAagattattttttgtggtttatatcctctttaataaaaacactgTCCACGTGATATGAAACCGAGTGACATGCCCAAGTCACAAGAATAAGTGATATACCAGTCTTGGTTAAGCAGTGTGAATTAAAGATTGGTTTGTACACAAGATCATATCCGAAATGCTGCGGCAATCAGCCATTTGGTAAGCATTATGCCTTCATTTGTGTGAAGCCGACAGCCATGCAGCACTATACAGGCAACTCAATACAATACTCCCTTTTGTTCTCACTTAATTGCCTAGATGTTGCTTATCAGTCTTACAGCATTAAGGTCATTAGTAGGTCAAACCCAATTTCCCTAATGTTGGCCAGAAAGATATGTTTGCGTTTCCCTTTCTCACGCTCCCTTATATAATAAGACGGAGGGACGTGCCTTTGTGGGAATGCTTGCGCCACGACTGTATAGGCCCTGAATATTCAATTATATCATATTCTAGAAATGGAAAGAAATCTCGCTGAATGTAAAGCTTTGTAAATGAAGGGAAGTAATTGCTTTTCAGTGGGAGCCAAGAATGAAGGCAACTGAGTAACTGTAGCCCTTTCTGCAAACTTGTTTTCACATAGTTTCTGTGAGGCTGGAGAGTTAATTATCTAACCAGGGGATTGTGCAGGACAGTGTTTGATTTAAAAGGCTGGAGGCTTTAGGTGCTCAATTAAGTAGCTATCAGTCTCAGTCTGGACTttaatgggcttttttttccctctcttctCCTCTTCAGTTCCAGCAATAGGGGGAAGAGACACCCCAGGTCAGGCTAATTAAAGTCAGGGGACTCCTTAATTGTGATGACAGAAATGGTTTCAGTTTTCTCTGTTCAGGTCTTCAGACCAGAGGAGATCGTTAATATTTTAGCATTTGGGGAACACAATCAATCACAAACGGCAAGATGTGCCTAATACAGAGAAGCCATTTACAATTACAGACAGATCTTTGTTTGGTGGGAGATGTACCCATCTGAATAGCTCACTTAATGATCTGCACtaatttaaaatgtgtgcaatgTGCAGGTCTTGCCCAAGCGTGCCATGGAAACTACTGCCATATTTTTTGGGATATAGGAATTAGAAAGACTAGACCTACTACAGGcaaatacatatagatatagataattaCACTATGCAAAGATCAGAAGTTACCCACACATTATCTAATCCACAACAATCCGGATTATGTCATTTAGGTACCAAGttatcaaaatgcaaatgtgGCAAGTGATATGGCAGCAAATATACAATGgatatttttctaaaaagaatGTGAATTAATTTTCAGCATTGCTTCTTTTGTACGTTAGAGGGTTAATAAAGCATTGACCTTTTTCTATACATTATTGCTGTGGCTTTAAGCATACAAGGCATTTCAAATAAAATGCTCTGCTACAGAGATAACATCTCGTCTTTAAGGTCACCAAAGgcataaaaatgtacttaaatgaTATTTGGACTTGGGCAGTTTTGAATTTTCCATGCCGTTTGTACAGTCTGTCCTTGTGTTTAATGCAATGTGCCGCTCCGGAGAGGAAACGTAACCTCCAGCATGCCAGGGGTTAATGAGGTGTATTAAATGCTACAGTGCAATGCCAAGAGCCAAATCCATTAAAGGTGCTTCATAGGAGCTGAAGACTAAGGCACCTTAAAAGCACTAGAAGCTATTGATACTTGGAAAAAGGCTTGTGCATAATGGCTGGAGctgcattagagagagagagagagagagaagagaaaaaaaaaaaaaacctgccaaattacgcTTGGTTAATTCAGAGTAACAGATCTGCCCCCAAGTGAATTGGAGGCCTTGAATTAATTCTGTTATGACAAATCAAGATAAACGTTC encodes the following:
- the lmo4.1.L gene encoding LIM domain transcription factor LMO4.2 — translated: MVNPGSSSQPPPVTASTLSWKRCAGCGGKIADRFLLYAMDSYWHSRCLKCSCCQAQLGEIGTSCYTKSGMILCRNDYIRLFGNSGACSACGQSIPASELVMRAQGNVYHLKCFTCSTCRNRLVPGDRFHYINGSLFCEHDRPTALINGHLNSLQSNPLLPDQKVC